Proteins encoded together in one Salarchaeum sp. JOR-1 window:
- a CDS encoding type II toxin-antitoxin system HicA family toxin, with protein sequence MERRTFSGMAVVKVLVNVGGFEWRRTAGDHAQLYYEHPTNEDDRRQVTVPLHDELRTGTVRDIAESAGAENFDSFCAWVDRNA encoded by the coding sequence ATGGAGAGGCGAACGTTCTCCGGGATGGCGGTCGTGAAAGTGCTCGTCAACGTCGGCGGCTTCGAGTGGCGGCGGACGGCGGGCGACCACGCGCAACTCTACTACGAACACCCGACGAACGAGGACGACCGGCGGCAGGTCACCGTTCCGCTCCACGACGAACTCCGAACGGGGACCGTACGGGATATTGCCGAGAGCGCCGGTGCCGAGAACTTCGATTCCTTCTGTGCGTGGGTCGACCGGAACGCGTGA